The bacterium genome has a window encoding:
- a CDS encoding MFS transporter, producing the protein MAQEINQVYRRVRATVWLPLGFMYASYYMTRYNLSFGKTTMTREFGWTNEQWGWIGATFFWMYAFGQFINGQITDRIGGRKAIVIGAVATVILNCLMALGGGFGVIGYFIIMWGANGYFQAFGAPSIVSVNGNWFALRERGTFTGIFGMMIQLGRFAVTLLGGFLIANYAWPNLFIMPALITAFFAIIAWFAIRNHPEDIGFEAPDMGEHDQGTDHRPAGIRYTLKKVLSSPTLWVISMAYFCTGWVRHGFEQWFPAYLQEVQHLAPDSMAFQLKSLALPVTAVLGAFAAGVSSDKLFGSRRGPPAAIMYYAQFVLLIIFYYYAGPTSAAVLLILLSFFVNGPHSLLGGAAAMDFGGRKASGSAAGMIDAFQYIGAGIVQPIVGSVIDVYGWNGWALSLAGFALIGGILMSTLWNAKPK; encoded by the coding sequence ATGGCACAAGAAATCAATCAAGTGTACCGCCGCGTGCGGGCCACCGTGTGGCTGCCCTTGGGATTCATGTACGCGTCGTACTACATGACGCGCTACAATCTCTCCTTCGGCAAGACCACCATGACCCGTGAGTTCGGCTGGACCAACGAACAGTGGGGATGGATCGGCGCAACGTTCTTCTGGATGTATGCCTTCGGGCAATTCATCAACGGCCAGATCACCGACCGCATCGGCGGCCGCAAAGCCATCGTGATCGGCGCCGTCGCCACCGTGATTCTCAACTGCCTGATGGCCCTCGGCGGCGGCTTCGGTGTGATCGGCTATTTCATCATCATGTGGGGAGCCAATGGCTATTTTCAGGCCTTCGGTGCGCCTTCCATCGTCAGCGTGAACGGCAACTGGTTCGCGCTGCGCGAGCGCGGCACGTTCACCGGCATCTTCGGCATGATGATTCAGCTCGGACGATTCGCGGTCACCCTCCTCGGCGGATTTCTCATCGCCAACTACGCGTGGCCCAATCTGTTCATCATGCCCGCGCTGATTACGGCCTTCTTCGCGATTATCGCCTGGTTCGCCATTCGCAATCATCCCGAGGATATCGGCTTTGAAGCTCCCGACATGGGCGAGCACGATCAGGGAACCGACCATCGCCCGGCCGGCATTCGCTACACGCTCAAGAAGGTTCTGTCCAGCCCGACGTTGTGGGTGATCTCAATGGCCTATTTCTGCACCGGCTGGGTACGTCACGGATTCGAACAGTGGTTCCCCGCCTACCTGCAGGAAGTACAACACCTCGCGCCCGATTCGATGGCGTTCCAACTTAAATCTCTGGCTTTGCCGGTAACGGCGGTGTTGGGAGCGTTCGCGGCGGGCGTGAGCAGTGACAAGCTGTTCGGTTCACGAAGAGGACCCCCGGCGGCGATCATGTACTACGCGCAGTTCGTGCTACTCATCATATTCTACTACTATGCCGGGCCGACCTCGGCGGCGGTGCTGCTTATCCTGCTCTCGTTCTTCGTCAACGGTCCGCACAGTCTGCTCGGCGGCGCGGCGGCGATGGACTTCGGCGGCCGCAAGGCGTCGGGCAGCGCGGCGGGAATGATTGACGCGTTCCAGTACATCGGTGCGGGCATCGTCCAACCCATCGTTGGCAGCGTGATTGACGTCTACGGCTGGAACGGCTGGGCGCTCAGCCTCGCCGGTTTCGCTCTCATCGGCGGCATCCTCATGAGCACGCTCTGGAACGCCAAACCGAAATAG
- a CDS encoding homocysteine S-methyltransferase family protein, whose protein sequence is MSFTDIIASAPAILAEGAVIERLKRDGRFPLDPHVLHAGWPYDRHRRALLEEIWRGYLAIGREFDLPMIVLAPTWRASSERVAAAGLKSVRDVNVRGVRMLAGLRDELGDYGRHVFIGGIIGPRGDAYNPAEALTTHEACSFHRPQIRALAEADPDFLQAATLPALSEAIGISEAMNETGCPGIISFVLLREGTLLDGTPLSEAVARLDREPHSRPFAYMVNCTHPAFFHEAMEREVAKLPALRERVIGLQANTAALSPEQLDDAPAPVSQDPESFADAMIEVHRRFSTKILGGCCGTDHRHMRAIAERIRKVIVPTGS, encoded by the coding sequence ATGAGCTTCACCGATATCATCGCCTCCGCTCCCGCCATCCTCGCCGAGGGCGCGGTCATCGAACGGCTTAAACGGGACGGCCGCTTCCCTCTCGATCCGCACGTCCTGCACGCGGGTTGGCCGTATGACCGGCACCGGCGCGCGCTGCTTGAGGAAATCTGGCGGGGCTATCTGGCGATCGGTCGTGAGTTCGATCTGCCGATGATCGTTCTCGCTCCGACGTGGCGGGCGAGCTCCGAGCGCGTGGCCGCCGCCGGACTCAAGAGCGTGCGCGACGTCAACGTTCGCGGTGTGAGAATGCTCGCGGGATTGCGCGATGAGCTTGGCGACTATGGAAGGCATGTGTTCATCGGCGGGATTATCGGGCCGCGAGGTGATGCGTACAATCCCGCCGAAGCGCTGACGACACATGAGGCTTGTTCGTTTCATCGCCCGCAGATCCGCGCGCTGGCCGAGGCCGATCCCGACTTCCTGCAAGCGGCTACGCTCCCCGCTCTTTCCGAAGCCATCGGAATCAGTGAAGCGATGAACGAAACCGGTTGTCCCGGAATTATCAGCTTTGTTCTCCTTCGCGAAGGTACGCTGCTTGACGGAACTCCTCTGAGTGAAGCCGTGGCCCGTCTTGATCGCGAACCGCACTCGCGTCCCTTCGCCTATATGGTCAACTGCACACACCCGGCCTTTTTCCACGAAGCCATGGAACGGGAAGTGGCTAAGCTGCCCGCTCTCCGCGAGCGCGTAATCGGACTGCAAGCGAACACCGCCGCGCTAAGTCCTGAGCAACTCGACGACGCTCCCGCGCCGGTTTCGCAAGACCCCGAATCCTTCGCCGATGCGATGATCGAGGTTCACCGCCGTTTCTCCACCAAAATCCTCGGCGGCTGCTGCGGCACCGATCACCGCCACATGCGGGCGATTGCCGAAAGGATACGCAAAGTGATCGTTCCGACTGGTTCGTAA
- a CDS encoding T9SS type A sorting domain-containing protein: MKSYHIAGLISLFSVVSAFAQPDSLWSNTFGRAYGDACYAVAQTTDGGYILGGYSDPPGGSDEIWIVKADANGDSVWSRAFAAGSGQGSCHSILAMDDGGCILVAERQEWRNNRYTYDFWLIRMSASGDSLWSRSIGGDPQEYPYGLRRTNDGGYVIVGAMYPHDGSGNWDMLLTKVSASGDSLWSRRYGGIRTEMGYSVQQTAEGGYIIAGNTESFGHGVPGVPDFWMVKTNANGDSLWSRTYGGDYSDECIGVEQTVDGGYVLAGTTASFGVATPGYLNFYLVRTNAYGDTLWTKTYGGEGTDRCESFFLLPDGGCLLGGITLSYGAGNGDMWLVRTDANGNMVWNRTFGGMDWDKCYSVAPTADGGYILGGETNSFAFADMWLVKTGPDGGGSSETTLLHESFDGSFPPAGWQVQQLGPATANWQPLAGASGVGCGDGVHSGTNAVYHNDDQGTSGVDVQDLLISPSINVPANSSEVHLIFFQRNCWVPGYYTDSTHHWVLSSVSGGPWTLLVEPNERQDDWAEISVAIAGAAGQSLRIGFHYQGDYATEWYLDDVQITARTSQAAGRDRAALPTIISLLDPYPNPFNGVTLIPLELSSPVRIDLAVFNMLGQRVTTLSGPSVLQAGTHTFAWDASGNASGMYLIRLQAENRAILRKALLLK, from the coding sequence TGGCGGCTACTCGGATCCGCCCGGCGGTTCGGATGAAATCTGGATTGTGAAGGCTGATGCCAATGGAGACAGCGTGTGGAGTCGGGCCTTCGCTGCCGGCAGCGGACAAGGTTCTTGCCACTCGATTCTGGCCATGGACGACGGCGGCTGCATTCTGGTTGCTGAAAGACAGGAGTGGAGGAACAACCGGTACACCTACGATTTCTGGCTGATCAGAATGAGCGCGAGCGGCGACAGCCTGTGGAGTCGTAGCATCGGCGGCGATCCCCAGGAGTATCCCTATGGCTTGCGGCGGACGAACGACGGCGGCTATGTCATTGTCGGGGCCATGTATCCGCATGATGGATCCGGCAACTGGGACATGCTTCTGACCAAGGTCTCTGCGAGCGGCGACAGCCTTTGGAGCCGTCGCTATGGCGGGATCCGTACGGAGATGGGTTACTCCGTTCAGCAGACGGCGGAGGGCGGCTACATCATCGCCGGCAACACCGAGTCGTTCGGTCATGGAGTTCCGGGAGTCCCCGACTTCTGGATGGTGAAAACGAACGCCAACGGAGACAGCCTGTGGAGCCGGACATATGGCGGTGATTACTCCGATGAGTGCATCGGCGTAGAGCAGACAGTGGACGGTGGCTACGTGTTGGCCGGAACAACCGCTTCCTTCGGAGTCGCTACACCGGGCTACCTCAACTTCTATCTGGTGCGGACGAATGCGTATGGAGATACGCTATGGACAAAGACCTACGGCGGAGAAGGCACTGATCGCTGCGAATCTTTTTTCCTGCTCCCCGACGGCGGATGTCTTCTCGGCGGAATCACTCTCTCGTATGGCGCGGGAAACGGCGACATGTGGCTTGTGCGAACCGATGCGAATGGAAACATGGTCTGGAACCGCACGTTCGGCGGCATGGATTGGGACAAGTGCTACTCTGTCGCACCAACTGCGGACGGCGGCTATATTCTTGGGGGCGAGACCAATTCGTTTGCGTTCGCGGACATGTGGCTGGTCAAGACCGGACCTGACGGCGGGGGAAGCAGCGAAACCACACTCCTCCATGAGAGTTTCGACGGCAGCTTTCCGCCGGCCGGTTGGCAAGTGCAGCAACTGGGACCCGCGACCGCGAACTGGCAGCCTTTGGCGGGAGCTTCCGGTGTCGGTTGCGGTGACGGCGTTCACTCAGGCACCAACGCTGTGTATCACAATGACGATCAGGGGACGAGCGGAGTGGACGTGCAGGATCTGTTGATAAGCCCTTCGATCAATGTACCCGCCAACTCATCCGAGGTTCACTTGATATTCTTTCAACGCAACTGCTGGGTGCCCGGCTACTACACCGACAGCACGCATCACTGGGTTCTGAGTTCCGTGAGCGGCGGGCCGTGGACTCTGCTCGTCGAGCCGAATGAAAGACAAGATGACTGGGCCGAGATCAGCGTGGCGATCGCGGGCGCGGCCGGACAGTCGCTCCGCATCGGCTTCCACTATCAGGGAGATTACGCCACCGAGTGGTATCTCGACGACGTGCAGATCACGGCACGAACGTCTCAGGCGGCCGGTCGAGATCGGGCGGCGCTACCGACGATAATCTCGCTTCTCGATCCTTATCCGAATCCGTTCAACGGCGTGACGCTGATTCCACTGGAACTTTCGTCACCCGTACGGATTGATCTGGCGGTGTTCAATATGCTTGGGCAGAGGGTTACAACGCTAAGCGGACCGTCCGTGCTCCAGGCGGGAACCCACACGTTTGCGTGGGATGCTTCGGGAAACGCTTCGGGAATGTACCTGATCCGACTGCAAGCGGAAAATCGCGCGATTCTCCGGAAAGCGCTGCTTCTGAAGTAG
- a CDS encoding zinc-dependent alcohol dehydrogenase family protein produces MRTWILEKPAPIEKRPLKLVQRPVPDPARGEVRIKVLVCAMCRTDLHTVEGDIPHPRLPITPGHQVVGIIDRLGEGVTGPAVGARVGVPWLASTCGTCSYCAGGRENLCDNGKFTGQHVDGGYAEYMIARADFVYPIPEGFDEIHAAPLLCSGVIGYRAYRLADLPPGGRLGLYGFGSSAHVTIQVARYLGHECYVITRGQAGQEHARRLGAVWAGGSDDTPPDKLDSVIIFAPAGELIPRALTHLRKGGVVTCAGIHISPIPEFPYEILWGERVIRSVANSTREDVRQLLHLASDMNLQPDVVLFDFEHLNDHLLALKRGEFVGSGVIRMVHRSDP; encoded by the coding sequence ATGCGTACCTGGATTCTTGAAAAACCCGCTCCCATCGAGAAGCGCCCGCTGAAGCTGGTGCAGCGGCCCGTTCCCGATCCCGCGCGCGGTGAAGTGCGAATCAAAGTCCTCGTTTGCGCGATGTGCCGCACCGATCTCCACACCGTCGAAGGCGATATTCCCCATCCCAGACTTCCCATCACTCCCGGACATCAAGTCGTCGGGATCATTGACCGACTTGGCGAGGGAGTAACAGGTCCGGCGGTCGGTGCGCGGGTGGGAGTTCCGTGGCTCGCTTCCACCTGTGGGACGTGTTCGTACTGCGCAGGTGGCCGCGAAAACCTCTGTGATAACGGTAAGTTCACCGGTCAACATGTGGACGGCGGTTATGCCGAATACATGATCGCCCGCGCCGACTTCGTCTATCCGATTCCCGAAGGCTTCGACGAAATCCACGCCGCTCCGCTGCTGTGCAGCGGGGTCATCGGCTATCGCGCTTATCGTCTCGCAGATCTTCCGCCCGGTGGGAGACTCGGACTCTACGGATTCGGTTCCTCTGCCCACGTCACCATTCAAGTGGCACGCTACCTCGGGCATGAGTGTTATGTCATCACCCGCGGCCAAGCCGGGCAGGAACACGCCCGCCGGCTCGGTGCCGTCTGGGCGGGCGGGTCGGACGACACGCCGCCCGACAAGCTCGATTCCGTCATCATCTTCGCTCCCGCCGGCGAACTGATTCCGCGCGCGCTCACGCATCTGCGCAAGGGCGGTGTCGTTACCTGTGCGGGCATCCACATATCGCCGATTCCCGAATTTCCCTATGAAATTCTGTGGGGCGAGCGTGTGATCCGCAGCGTGGCTAACTCGACCCGCGAAGACGTCCGCCAGCTTCTGCATCTCGCCTCCGACATGAATCTCCAGCCCGACGTCGTGCTCTTCGATTTCGAGCATCTGAACGATCATCTGCTGGCTCTCAAGCGCGGCGAGTTCGTCGGCAGCGGCGTGATCCGCATGGTGCACCGCAGCGATCCCTGA
- a CDS encoding GNAT family N-acetyltransferase: MPNKLPAVTIADLTPEQHSLYFCCLEDWSDEMKEGGDHKANWFRQFQTHGLRVKLAVDLSGCVAGMIQYLPIEQSFADGRDLYLVTCIWVHGHKQGRGNFQKRGFGQALLEAAEEDARALGAKGMATWGLWLPFWMKASWFRKQGYKKADRDSIRVLLWKPFTSDAARPRWIREQKRPQPVPGKVIVTAFLNGWCPAQNMTVERARRACESFGDKVDFQVIHTADRAVLQEWGIADGLFIDGRPVRTGPPPSYEKIHKQIEQRVRRLRPAP, translated from the coding sequence ATGCCGAATAAGCTCCCCGCTGTAACGATTGCCGATCTCACTCCCGAACAGCACAGTCTCTATTTCTGCTGTTTGGAGGATTGGTCGGATGAAATGAAGGAGGGCGGTGATCACAAAGCGAACTGGTTCCGCCAGTTTCAGACTCACGGTCTGCGCGTGAAGCTGGCCGTGGATTTGTCCGGATGCGTGGCTGGAATGATTCAGTATCTTCCCATCGAGCAATCTTTCGCCGACGGACGGGATCTCTATCTTGTCACTTGCATCTGGGTGCACGGACACAAACAGGGTCGCGGCAATTTTCAGAAGCGCGGATTCGGGCAGGCACTCCTCGAAGCGGCGGAAGAAGATGCGCGTGCGTTGGGAGCGAAAGGCATGGCGACGTGGGGGTTGTGGCTGCCGTTTTGGATGAAGGCTTCCTGGTTCCGCAAACAAGGCTACAAAAAAGCCGATCGCGATTCGATCCGGGTCCTGCTGTGGAAGCCGTTCACATCCGACGCTGCGCGGCCGCGCTGGATCCGCGAACAAAAACGTCCGCAGCCCGTTCCCGGCAAAGTCATCGTGACCGCATTTCTGAACGGCTGGTGTCCTGCCCAGAACATGACCGTCGAGCGCGCCCGCCGGGCCTGCGAATCGTTCGGCGACAAAGTTGATTTTCAGGTGATCCACACCGCCGACCGGGCCGTGCTGCAGGAATGGGGAATTGCCGATGGGCTGTTCATTGACGGCCGGCCCGTGCGCACCGGTCCGCCCCCTTCCTACGAGAAAATCCATAAACAAATTGAGCAGCGTGTCCGCCGCCTGCGCCCCGCGCCTTGA
- a CDS encoding DUF547 domain-containing protein — protein sequence MFTSSSRLFRPGRAYAKLWGFALCFFLCSVPARSFDHSYALLRDSVLAPFVSDSGVDYEGLLSHRQSLDRFIADCGRLSFESYRSFTRPQQMAFLINLYNAATLQLVLRSWPVNSIRQTGSLFVSPWTRRFIRLFDRTISLGQILHDILRPEFNDPRVHFALANASRGGPGLASEPYLPEIVEAQLDGRTEIYLLQRPEMNRFDSGELRLSPIFRWYENDFGKRAGVRAFVRTYFPEATDTTRVHYTEYDGSLNSLSGE from the coding sequence GTGTTCACTTCCTCAAGCCGCCTTTTCCGGCCCGGTCGGGCTTACGCAAAGCTCTGGGGCTTCGCCCTCTGCTTCTTCCTATGCAGCGTGCCGGCCCGGTCGTTCGACCACTCCTATGCGCTGCTTCGTGACAGCGTTCTTGCGCCCTTCGTTTCCGACAGCGGAGTAGATTATGAAGGCCTGCTAAGTCACCGGCAATCTCTGGATCGCTTCATCGCTGACTGCGGCCGCCTAAGCTTCGAGTCATACCGCAGCTTCACCCGTCCGCAGCAGATGGCTTTTCTTATCAACCTCTATAATGCTGCTACTTTGCAGCTCGTTTTGAGATCGTGGCCCGTGAACAGCATCCGCCAAACCGGAAGCCTCTTCGTTAGCCCCTGGACCCGGCGGTTTATCCGCCTTTTCGACCGGACGATCAGTCTCGGCCAGATTCTGCACGATATTCTCCGTCCTGAATTCAACGACCCGCGCGTGCATTTCGCTCTGGCCAATGCCTCCCGCGGCGGTCCCGGCCTCGCAAGTGAGCCCTATCTGCCGGAGATAGTGGAGGCTCAGCTCGACGGGCGAACCGAGATATACCTCCTACAACGCCCTGAGATGAACCGCTTCGATAGCGGCGAGCTGCGTTTGTCGCCGATCTTCCGCTGGTACGAGAACGACTTCGGCAAGCGGGCCGGCGTGCGCGCGTTTGTGAGAACATACTTTCCTGAAGCCACCGACACAACTCGCGTTCATTACACCGAGTACGACGGATCATTGAATTCCCTATCCGGTGAATAG
- a CDS encoding FAD-dependent oxidoreductase, whose protein sequence is MSGSEDASTTHPLDPAYLAEPLIEAVPGQLNPAVRNRYNLVVLGGGPVGLAIASNAAALGAKVAVVEKGKLGEITFRAGAVSTLALARAARQAREIRRAGEFGIRGLADPQVDFAEVMRYVRAQAEEVAARSGITVLLRRGIDVYEGEGKLLARTHIEVSGHELEFSRAVIATGSRPNIHPVPGLKESGYLTGDTLFTLAELPRRLAIVGAGTLGCELAQCFARLGSRVFVYDEKPRCLSNLDADAAEIIRAALEHDGVTFRLGYHGLRISRTEHERVVHAELDGKMFSDSCDHVLVAAGRIPMTDGLDLDAAGIRYDESGVWVNSFLRTTNLRVLAAGNVCSDFRYGQHADTLARVVVANALFYGSARLSGLRLPVCVFTDPEVAHVGLDQKTAEARRYRSMAFSLDNLERALIEHSGAGLYKLYYDKHGRLRSAVIVADHASELIGELVTAMNQGVRLGAFASNAHPTPTLAEIIQAAGDGYRRNMITPFMARFLRRLLSLRR, encoded by the coding sequence TTGTCCGGTAGCGAGGACGCATCTACCACCCACCCGTTGGATCCGGCCTATCTTGCCGAGCCGCTGATTGAGGCGGTTCCGGGGCAGCTCAATCCTGCCGTCCGAAACCGCTACAATTTGGTGGTGTTGGGAGGGGGTCCGGTGGGTTTGGCCATCGCGTCGAATGCGGCGGCACTCGGGGCAAAGGTAGCGGTGGTCGAGAAAGGGAAGCTGGGGGAGATCACCTTCCGCGCGGGAGCCGTTTCGACTCTTGCCCTGGCTCGAGCCGCCCGCCAAGCTCGGGAGATTCGGCGTGCCGGTGAATTCGGGATCCGAGGACTTGCCGATCCGCAAGTGGATTTCGCGGAGGTCATGCGATACGTTCGGGCACAAGCCGAGGAAGTCGCCGCTCGCAGCGGAATTACCGTCCTGCTCCGTCGGGGGATTGACGTATATGAGGGGGAAGGAAAACTTCTGGCTCGCACTCACATCGAGGTCAGTGGACATGAGCTTGAATTCTCACGGGCGGTGATTGCCACCGGATCGCGGCCGAACATCCATCCCGTTCCCGGTCTCAAGGAATCCGGCTATCTGACGGGCGATACCCTGTTTACGCTCGCGGAACTGCCGAGACGTTTGGCGATCGTGGGCGCGGGGACGCTGGGATGCGAGCTGGCTCAGTGTTTCGCGCGGCTGGGCAGCCGGGTGTTCGTGTACGACGAGAAGCCGCGGTGCCTGTCGAACCTGGACGCCGATGCGGCAGAAATTATTCGCGCGGCTCTCGAACACGACGGAGTCACGTTCCGGCTCGGCTATCACGGCTTGCGAATCAGCCGCACGGAGCACGAGCGAGTAGTTCACGCCGAACTGGACGGCAAGATGTTCTCCGATTCGTGCGATCACGTGCTGGTGGCGGCGGGGCGGATTCCGATGACGGATGGATTGGACCTGGACGCGGCCGGGATTCGGTACGATGAGTCCGGTGTTTGGGTGAACAGTTTTCTTCGCACCACCAACCTGCGGGTGTTGGCGGCGGGAAACGTGTGCTCGGACTTCCGCTACGGCCAACATGCGGACACTCTGGCGCGGGTGGTGGTGGCCAACGCATTGTTCTACGGCAGCGCTCGCCTGTCGGGTCTGCGTCTGCCGGTTTGCGTTTTCACCGATCCCGAGGTTGCTCACGTGGGATTGGATCAGAAGACGGCGGAGGCTCGCCGCTACCGTTCGATGGCGTTTTCGCTCGACAACTTGGAGCGCGCATTGATCGAGCACTCCGGCGCGGGGCTGTACAAGCTCTACTACGACAAGCACGGCCGGCTTCGCAGCGCCGTGATCGTCGCCGATCATGCTTCCGAGCTGATCGGTGAATTGGTGACCGCCATGAATCAGGGGGTGCGGCTCGGTGCGTTCGCCTCGAATGCACATCCGACTCCGACTCTGGCGGAGATCATCCAAGCGGCCGGAGACGGCTATCGGCGGAACATGATTACCCCGTTCATGGCCAGATTCCTGCGGCGGCTTCTGTCGCTCCGGCGATAG
- a CDS encoding PspC domain-containing protein, translating to MTEEQPYKRLVRIQKDRKIAGVCAGFGAYFNMDPVLIRLVTIGLTLLGGSGILLYLFAWIVMPLEDNV from the coding sequence ATGACCGAAGAGCAACCCTACAAGCGGTTGGTCAGAATCCAGAAAGATCGGAAGATCGCGGGTGTCTGTGCCGGATTCGGTGCTTACTTCAACATGGATCCCGTGTTGATTCGTTTGGTGACCATAGGGCTTACGCTGCTGGGCGGAAGTGGAATCCTGCTTTACCTGTTCGCCTGGATTGTCATGCCCCTCGAAGACAACGTATGA